One Halarcobacter ebronensis genomic window carries:
- a CDS encoding nitrite/sulfite reductase codes for MITAPKKESKAARVERIKKEKDGLDVLQDIYLYAITGEAVDPEDIDRLKWYGLYTQNRNLQDENDETLYFMLRVKLIGGELNLEQLKTIADISKRYARGTADFTTRQDLQFHYIRVVDLPEIFRLLDSVGLSTIFAAGDVPRNVVSCPVNGIDEDEIADVRDVVDKINEALKGNRAFSNLPRKFKIGVNGCSCNCINHEMQDLSFNAVKQENGKIHFAVSVGGGLASNRRVADHIGYVTPSQVLPLTKAVIKIYRDNGNRDNRRKARLGHIIEEWGISKFREILQSNLTFRIKDPNEIEYINSKHRDHFGIHKSKVKNSSFIGCALNSGHIGLEGLEKLVLLFEKYDAKALKATVTQNIVITQVPTKNAQALAQELEEVGISPIPSNFKAKIQACTGLNFCKFAISETKGAAKNLVEHLEKKFPDFGERVSISINGCPNSCAHAHIVDIGLIGTKVKNKEGQSVVGYDLFVGGFLEGVNTQFSKKTNIKFPQEELNENIENLITEYLTSDFKSLREYLLTKSTK; via the coding sequence ATGATAACAGCTCCTAAAAAAGAGAGTAAAGCAGCAAGAGTTGAAAGAATAAAAAAAGAGAAAGATGGTCTTGATGTACTTCAAGACATCTATCTTTATGCCATAACTGGTGAAGCAGTTGATCCTGAAGATATAGATAGATTAAAGTGGTATGGATTATATACCCAAAATAGAAACCTTCAAGATGAGAATGATGAAACACTATATTTTATGTTAAGGGTAAAATTAATTGGTGGAGAGTTAAATTTAGAGCAATTGAAAACTATTGCCGATATCTCTAAAAGATATGCAAGAGGAACTGCCGATTTTACAACAAGACAAGATTTACAGTTTCACTACATAAGAGTTGTAGATTTACCTGAGATTTTTAGACTTCTAGATAGTGTTGGGTTATCTACTATTTTTGCAGCAGGAGATGTTCCTAGAAATGTTGTTTCATGTCCAGTAAATGGGATAGATGAAGATGAGATTGCAGATGTAAGAGATGTGGTTGATAAAATTAATGAAGCATTAAAAGGGAATAGAGCTTTCTCTAACCTTCCAAGAAAATTTAAAATTGGAGTAAATGGTTGTTCTTGTAACTGTATAAACCATGAGATGCAAGACTTAAGTTTTAATGCAGTAAAACAAGAGAATGGAAAAATCCACTTTGCTGTAAGTGTAGGGGGAGGTTTGGCTTCAAATAGAAGAGTTGCAGATCATATAGGGTATGTAACTCCTTCACAAGTTCTTCCTTTGACAAAAGCTGTAATAAAAATATATAGGGACAATGGAAATAGAGATAATAGAAGAAAAGCAAGATTAGGACATATAATTGAAGAGTGGGGAATTTCAAAGTTTAGGGAGATTTTACAAAGCAACCTTACTTTTAGAATAAAAGATCCAAATGAGATAGAGTATATAAACTCTAAACATAGGGATCACTTTGGAATTCATAAAAGCAAAGTTAAAAATAGCAGTTTTATAGGCTGTGCTCTAAACTCAGGTCATATTGGACTTGAAGGTTTAGAAAAGCTTGTTTTACTTTTTGAAAAATATGATGCAAAGGCTTTAAAAGCAACTGTTACACAAAATATTGTTATAACACAAGTTCCTACAAAAAATGCACAAGCTTTAGCGCAAGAGTTGGAAGAAGTTGGTATTTCACCAATTCCTTCAAATTTTAAAGCAAAAATCCAAGCTTGTACAGGACTAAATTTTTGTAAATTTGCCATATCTGAGACAAAAGGTGCAGCAAAAAATCTTGTTGAACACCTAGAGAAGAAGTTTCCAGATTTTGGAGAGAGAGTATCTATTTCAATAAATGGTTGTCCAAACTCTTGTGCCCATGCCCATATTGTTGATATTGGTCTTATTGGAACAAAAGTTAAAAACAAAGAGGGGCAATCTGTAGTTGGATATGATCTTTTTGTTGGTGGTTTTTTAGAAGGAGTTAACACTCAATTTAGTAAAAAAACTAATATTAAATTTCCTCAAGAGGAACTAAATGAAAATATTGAGAATCTAATTACAGAATATTTAACTTCTGATTTTAAGAGTTTAAGAGAGTATTTACTTACTAAATCAACCAAGTAG
- a CDS encoding aminotransferase class V-fold PLP-dependent enzyme codes for MIKDIYRPFFDKHTNILDFVRYNTIGKSKKEYFDYTATGLAFRQIENRIRDVLETYANTHSKESSNANITSDYYNNAILSLKKSLELKEGFSILPAGCGSTAAIKKFQELLGLYIPPATKKRYSLNIPKEKLPLVIVGPYEHHSNEVSYREALCEIKRVGLTKDGLIDKEELEEILKNNQHREIVGSFCIASNVTGIITCYKDISTILRKYKAIVCFDAAASSPYMNVDCDYYDAMFISPHKLLGGPGSCGLLIIKDSIVDTSLSPTFAGGGTVSYVNSQIQEYEKELSVRETAGTPGILQLIRSALAYQLRNEIGFEFIMQRKQELLCHLIKELEKIPNIKIYGNKTCKNIGIISFNIKDINPYDICRRLSSEEGIQTRAGCSCAGPYGHDLLGFHSKEELQQKPGWLRISIHYSQTLEEIDNLVEAIKQSIY; via the coding sequence ATGATTAAAGATATCTATAGACCATTTTTTGATAAACATACAAATATTCTAGATTTTGTTAGATACAACACCATTGGGAAGAGTAAAAAAGAGTATTTTGATTATACGGCTACGGGTTTAGCTTTTAGACAGATAGAAAACCGTATAAGAGATGTACTTGAAACCTATGCAAATACTCACTCAAAAGAGTCTTCTAATGCAAATATTACAAGTGACTATTATAATAATGCAATCCTCTCTTTAAAAAAAAGCCTTGAACTAAAAGAGGGTTTTTCCATATTACCAGCTGGATGTGGTTCAACTGCTGCTATTAAAAAATTTCAAGAGTTACTTGGTCTATATATCCCACCAGCAACAAAAAAAAGATACTCTTTAAATATCCCAAAAGAGAAACTTCCTTTAGTAATTGTTGGTCCCTATGAGCACCACTCAAACGAAGTAAGCTATAGAGAAGCCCTTTGTGAAATAAAAAGAGTAGGACTTACAAAAGATGGACTTATTGATAAAGAGGAGTTAGAAGAGATTTTAAAAAACAATCAACACAGAGAGATAGTTGGAAGTTTTTGTATAGCTTCAAATGTAACAGGAATTATCACTTGCTATAAAGATATCTCAACAATCTTAAGAAAATATAAAGCAATAGTTTGTTTTGATGCAGCAGCAAGTTCACCCTATATGAATGTTGATTGTGACTACTATGATGCTATGTTTATCTCTCCACACAAACTTCTAGGTGGTCCAGGAAGTTGTGGACTTTTGATTATAAAAGATAGTATTGTAGACACCTCTTTATCCCCTACTTTTGCAGGTGGTGGAACTGTCTCTTATGTAAACTCTCAAATCCAAGAGTATGAAAAAGAGTTAAGTGTTAGAGAGACTGCTGGAACTCCAGGTATTTTACAACTTATTAGAAGTGCCCTAGCCTATCAACTAAGAAACGAAATAGGTTTTGAGTTTATAATGCAAAGAAAACAAGAGCTCTTATGTCACCTAATAAAAGAGCTTGAAAAAATTCCTAATATTAAAATCTATGGAAATAAAACTTGCAAAAATATTGGAATAATCTCTTTTAATATAAAAGATATAAATCCCTATGATATTTGTAGAAGACTCTCTTCGGAAGAAGGCATACAAACCAGAGCTGGTTGCTCTTGCGCTGGACCATATGGACACGATTTATTAGGTTTTCACTCAAAAGAGGAGTTGCAACAAAAACCAGGTTGGCTTAGAATCTCTATTCACTATTCCCAAACCCTTGAAGAGATTGACAATTTAGTTGAGGCTATAAAACAATCAATCTACTAA
- a CDS encoding PhoX family protein: MKKSIISASVVTATVLFSGCTTNQPTKTEFKTQAHNVEFSEVKVPSKEYEKRKIMVSSSISVDGKKHKIGYNTILRSGDQVGEGVFGQLFDSKGEPLVGEDGAPKISNSNDFSSLIPVGDKLFMISQFETRPAAMYITELEQTENGQLKALNTKNIDLSHINGVWVPCAGSVTPWNTHLSSEEYEPDASAVKENGSINDYYDQMGEYYNGDLKALNPYDYGWTPEVKVLNEKGDVNVVKHYSMGRFAHELSYVMPDEKTVFLSDDGTNVAIYMFIADKAKDLSSGTLYAAKWIQTNDKGAGKADLQWINLGHSSDANIKKALDAKIKFSDIFDKIEMNKDGSCSSSSFSTVNTTTGAECLKVKEGKEELASRMEARRYAAILGATTEFRKMEGITYNPNENVVYLSMSEVAKGMEDNAKKGKYDIGGNNDIKLEENKCGTVYKLDLTTFITKAFDSKGNEINSQFVPRAMSGLVSGFADKSVEQNKCSVTSLANPDNITYIPNTDTLIIGEDTGSGHQNDYIWSYNTKTDKLTRIQTTPYGSETTSAYYYNNIGGHGYLMSVVQHPYGEGDATTKEEDMPNKAYNVSDMKAYTGYIGPLPVISK; the protein is encoded by the coding sequence ATGAAAAAGAGTATTATCTCTGCCTCTGTTGTAACAGCAACAGTTCTTTTCTCTGGTTGTACAACAAACCAACCTACAAAAACTGAATTTAAAACACAAGCACACAATGTAGAGTTTTCTGAAGTAAAAGTGCCTTCAAAAGAGTATGAAAAAAGAAAAATAATGGTATCTTCATCTATAAGTGTAGATGGTAAAAAACATAAAATTGGGTATAACACTATCTTAAGATCAGGAGATCAAGTTGGAGAGGGTGTTTTTGGACAACTATTTGATAGCAAAGGAGAGCCATTAGTTGGTGAAGATGGAGCACCAAAAATCTCTAACTCAAATGACTTCTCTTCTTTAATACCTGTGGGAGATAAACTTTTTATGATCTCACAATTTGAAACAAGACCAGCAGCTATGTATATTACAGAGTTAGAACAAACAGAAAATGGTCAACTAAAAGCTCTTAATACAAAAAATATTGATCTTTCACATATAAATGGTGTTTGGGTTCCATGTGCTGGGTCTGTAACTCCTTGGAATACACACTTAAGTTCAGAAGAGTACGAGCCAGACGCATCTGCTGTAAAAGAGAATGGGTCAATTAATGATTATTATGACCAAATGGGAGAGTACTATAATGGAGATTTAAAGGCTTTAAATCCTTATGATTATGGATGGACTCCTGAAGTAAAAGTTTTAAATGAAAAGGGTGATGTTAATGTAGTAAAACACTACTCAATGGGAAGATTTGCCCACGAGTTATCTTATGTAATGCCAGATGAAAAAACAGTATTTTTATCTGATGATGGAACAAATGTAGCTATATATATGTTTATTGCCGATAAAGCAAAAGATTTAAGTTCTGGTACACTTTATGCTGCAAAATGGATACAAACAAATGACAAAGGTGCAGGAAAAGCAGACTTACAATGGATAAATTTAGGTCACTCAAGCGATGCAAATATCAAAAAAGCTTTAGATGCAAAAATTAAATTCAGTGATATTTTTGACAAAATTGAGATGAACAAGGATGGTTCATGTTCTAGCTCTTCATTTAGTACAGTTAATACTACAACAGGTGCTGAGTGTCTAAAAGTCAAAGAGGGTAAAGAGGAGCTTGCTTCAAGAATGGAAGCAAGAAGATATGCTGCAATATTAGGTGCTACAACTGAGTTTAGAAAAATGGAAGGTATTACCTATAATCCAAATGAAAATGTTGTTTATCTCTCTATGTCAGAAGTTGCAAAAGGGATGGAAGATAATGCTAAAAAAGGTAAATATGATATTGGTGGAAACAATGATATTAAACTAGAAGAGAATAAATGTGGTACAGTTTACAAATTAGATTTGACTACTTTTATTACAAAAGCTTTTGACTCAAAAGGTAATGAGATTAACTCACAATTTGTTCCAAGAGCTATGAGCGGATTGGTTTCTGGTTTTGCAGATAAATCAGTTGAACAAAACAAATGTTCTGTTACCTCTTTGGCAAATCCAGATAATATTACATATATTCCAAATACAGACACTCTAATAATTGGAGAAGATACAGGTAGTGGACATCAAAATGATTATATCTGGTCATATAATACTAAAACTGATAAATTAACAAGAATCCAAACAACACCTTATGGAAGTGAAACAACTTCTGCATATTACTATAACAATATTGGTGGGCATGGATATCTTATGTCAGTTGTTCAACACCCTTATGGAGAAGGTGATGCAACAACAAAAGAAGAGGATATGCCAAATAAAGCTTATAATGTTTCTGATATGAAAGCTTATACAGGATATATTGGACCACTTCCAGTTATCTCAAAATAA
- a CDS encoding metallophosphoesterase gives MRFIIFATIFFIVMSLFSLYVSKRFVKKLHFSKKIKHLINTFLAINLLGVLAYMLARYNPSVPNWIYFLLSVPIGIIFLLFITTIFYDLLCVIVNRAPIDEKRRGFFKKSLDIGALSLATAVNAKAMYNARNYQVEEVDVKIKNLKKPYNIVQLSDIHIGGLIDKEFIASIVKRVNSLNADIVVITGDLVDTNIKYAQAALEELKNLKSTYGTYFIVGNHEYFHGVQSIIKYVNSLGIKTLENENIYIGEKNQGFYLAGVYDLMGNRVDAYKPDLKKALENIKEEPTILLAHQPKFIEEVKDSVDLVLSGHTHGGQIFPFNFLVKLQQPYIKGLHKYNVKTQIYVNKGTGFWGPPMRLGSSSEITLLKLT, from the coding sequence ATGAGATTTATTATATTTGCAACTATTTTTTTTATTGTTATGTCCCTTTTTAGCCTATATGTTTCTAAAAGATTTGTAAAGAAGCTTCACTTCTCAAAAAAAATCAAACATCTAATAAATACTTTTTTAGCAATAAACCTTTTAGGAGTGTTAGCATATATGTTAGCAAGATATAATCCAAGTGTACCAAACTGGATATATTTCCTTCTTTCAGTGCCCATTGGAATTATTTTTCTTCTATTTATTACTACAATTTTTTATGATTTACTCTGTGTAATAGTAAATAGAGCCCCAATAGATGAAAAAAGAAGAGGTTTTTTTAAAAAGAGTCTTGACATAGGAGCTTTGAGTTTGGCAACAGCTGTAAATGCAAAAGCGATGTACAATGCAAGAAACTATCAGGTTGAAGAGGTTGATGTAAAGATTAAAAATCTTAAAAAACCTTACAATATTGTACAACTAAGTGATATTCACATTGGAGGACTTATTGATAAAGAGTTTATTGCAAGTATTGTAAAAAGAGTTAATAGTTTAAATGCCGATATTGTTGTAATAACAGGAGATTTGGTTGATACAAATATAAAATATGCACAAGCTGCCCTTGAAGAACTTAAAAATCTAAAATCAACCTATGGAACCTATTTTATAGTAGGAAATCATGAGTATTTTCATGGGGTTCAATCTATTATAAAATATGTAAACTCATTGGGAATAAAAACTTTAGAGAATGAAAATATATATATTGGAGAGAAAAATCAAGGCTTCTATTTAGCTGGAGTGTATGATCTAATGGGAAATAGAGTTGATGCTTATAAACCAGACCTAAAAAAGGCATTGGAAAATATAAAAGAGGAACCAACCATTTTACTTGCCCACCAACCAAAATTTATTGAAGAGGTTAAAGATAGTGTTGATTTAGTTTTAAGTGGACACACCCACGGGGGACAGATTTTTCCATTTAATTTTTTGGTTAAACTTCAACAACCATATATAAAAGGTCTTCATAAATACAATGTAAAAACACAAATATATGTTAACAAAGGGACAGGATTTTGGGGACCACCAATGAGACTTGGCTCTAGTTCAGAGATTACTTTATTAAAACTTACATAA
- a CDS encoding Crp/Fnr family transcriptional regulator translates to MNLKDYYVFKSLNEQEIKKLESISFVKKFSRGDILFYQGEQSKYLHLLVDGIVKIYKHDFKDNEIVIHNINALSFIAEIANYEEIPFPANCSFETKGEVVFIDYEKFRDEFLYKKDISMLFIKSLTQKIKYLESFINNSVSIDVNAKVAKFIYDNEKTINGMKQIKIAEILNIREETLSRKIANLIKKKIIEKEKRNIKIIDYKNLLEEFM, encoded by the coding sequence ATGAACCTAAAAGATTATTATGTTTTTAAATCTCTTAATGAGCAAGAGATTAAAAAATTAGAGAGTATATCATTTGTTAAAAAGTTTTCAAGGGGAGATATCCTCTTTTATCAAGGGGAACAATCTAAATATCTGCATCTTTTAGTTGATGGAATTGTAAAGATATATAAACACGATTTCAAAGATAATGAGATAGTTATTCACAATATAAATGCTCTCTCTTTTATAGCTGAGATTGCAAACTATGAAGAGATTCCTTTTCCTGCAAATTGCTCATTTGAAACAAAAGGTGAAGTTGTTTTTATAGATTATGAAAAGTTTAGAGATGAATTTTTATATAAAAAAGATATATCTATGCTTTTTATTAAATCACTTACCCAAAAAATAAAATATTTGGAGAGTTTTATTAACAACAGTGTTAGTATTGATGTAAATGCAAAAGTAGCTAAATTTATCTATGATAATGAAAAAACAATAAATGGAATGAAACAGATAAAAATAGCAGAGATTTTAAATATAAGAGAGGAGACTCTCTCTAGAAAAATAGCAAATTTGATAAAGAAAAAGATAATAGAGAAAGAGAAGAGGAATATAAAGATTATCGACTATAAAAACCTTCTTGAAGAGTTTATGTAA
- a CDS encoding Hsp20/alpha crystallin family protein has protein sequence MLITKFDPFRQFRDLEKSFYNYPKDEGLNGFVPVVNTREGENAYHIDVDLPGVKKDDISVDIDKNILTISGERKTKDEVKEEDYYKVETSFGKFSRSFTVPENVDVENIQARSEDGVLEVIIPKLAETKTKKSIAIK, from the coding sequence ATGTTAATAACAAAATTTGACCCTTTTAGACAATTTAGAGATTTAGAAAAAAGTTTTTATAACTATCCAAAAGATGAAGGATTAAATGGTTTTGTTCCCGTGGTAAATACAAGAGAAGGTGAAAATGCATATCACATTGATGTTGATTTACCAGGAGTAAAAAAAGATGATATAAGTGTTGATATTGATAAAAATATCCTAACAATTTCAGGTGAGAGAAAAACAAAAGATGAGGTAAAAGAGGAAGATTATTATAAAGTAGAAACATCATTTGGTAAATTTTCAAGAAGTTTTACAGTTCCTGAAAATGTTGATGTGGAAAATATTCAAGCACGAAGTGAAGATGGTGTTTTGGAAGTTATTATTCCAAAACTTGCTGAAACAAAAACAAAAAAATCAATAGCGATTAAATAA
- a CDS encoding DUF2126 domain-containing protein has protein sequence MALKVVISHKTEYKYSKKVSMSPHIIRLRPAPHSRTPIEAYSLKIKPENHFINWQQDPFGNYLARLVFLEKTDIFSVDVEIIADMITMNPFDFFVEDGSKEFPFTYKKDLKKELAPYLEIEETSKELEEFVDSINKSKKSIIDFLVEVNQKIHNTLNYTVRMEPGVQTPKETLDKKLGSCRDFAWLFVQVLRHLGLASRFVSGYLVQLTADVKSLDGPSGPEKDFTDLHAWTEVYVPGAGWIGLDSTSGLFAGEGHIPLACTPNYTSAHAIEGLTDVCETKFNYENKVTRIFESPRVTKPYKQKQWEDIYNLGFKVDEDLTTHDVRLTMGGEPTFVSIDDMESAQWNNEADGAHKRELANNLSRKILDSTTNGGLLHHAQGKWYPGEPLPRWQTTIYWRKDGKPVWRNPELLANMNKTYPYKTKDAKEFLSTLALVLGVSDKNIVPAFEDPVYYIMKEFELPLDIDPMKANLKDSLERRTIAQKLQQGLNSEVGYVLPLNFGRTKWITSQWEFRRGYMFLGAGNSPLGLRLPLESLIVKPQIELEKSFEPDLFASYPALGDYITEVEKRAKNINAKTTEQNSYSVFVRTAISAEIRDEKLCIFLPPIDNTEAFLDLIASIEQTAQILNLAVIIEGYEPPQDSRTDRIKVTPDPGVIEVNIQPASSWKELSDNLLKLYEDARICRLGTEKFMVDGRHTGTGGGNHVTIGAATPSDSPLLRDPNLLRSLITFWQHHPGLSYLFSGAFIGPTSQAPRVDEGRLENLYELEIAFSQIPEDGNIPFWLTDRLFRHMLTDITGNTHRSEFCIDKLYSPDSSSGRLGILELRAFDMPPHSQMALLQMLLVRALVACFWKNPYKHKLVRWGTRLHDKFLLEHYVKEDIKEVVEYLNENGYGFKLDWFDPFFEFRFPLYGMTTIENMHVEIRAAIEPWNVLGEEATSQGTSRYVDSSVERLQIKIDNFNEERYTLACNGIQIPLSKTNIEGEYVNGVRYKAWQPWSALHPTIGVDTPLTFDIIDNWNERSIGGFNYFVSHPGGRSYDTFPVNSYEAESRRINRYWDFNHSQGEVVNYDPIINSSKNAIFANGAKRAVVEKKGLEKLYFHKMSKNKEFPHTLDLRQRWTRN, from the coding sequence ATGGCTCTTAAAGTTGTAATTTCCCATAAAACTGAGTATAAATATAGTAAAAAAGTTTCAATGTCACCACATATTATAAGATTAAGACCAGCACCCCATAGTAGAACACCAATTGAAGCTTATTCATTAAAAATAAAACCTGAAAATCACTTTATAAATTGGCAACAAGATCCCTTTGGAAACTACCTTGCAAGACTTGTGTTCCTAGAGAAAACTGATATCTTTAGTGTTGATGTAGAGATAATTGCAGATATGATTACCATGAATCCCTTTGATTTTTTTGTGGAAGATGGCTCAAAAGAGTTTCCATTTACCTATAAAAAAGATTTGAAAAAAGAGCTTGCTCCATATTTAGAAATTGAAGAAACAAGTAAAGAGCTAGAAGAGTTTGTAGATAGTATAAATAAAAGTAAAAAATCAATAATTGATTTTTTGGTTGAAGTGAACCAAAAAATACATAATACTCTAAACTATACTGTTAGAATGGAACCTGGAGTTCAAACTCCAAAAGAGACTTTAGATAAAAAACTTGGAAGCTGTAGAGACTTTGCTTGGCTTTTTGTTCAAGTATTAAGACATCTTGGACTTGCAAGTAGGTTTGTCTCTGGATATTTAGTTCAACTAACAGCAGATGTTAAATCATTAGATGGACCAAGTGGTCCTGAAAAGGATTTTACAGACCTTCACGCTTGGACTGAAGTTTATGTTCCAGGAGCTGGTTGGATTGGACTTGATAGTACAAGTGGACTTTTTGCAGGGGAAGGACATATCCCTCTTGCTTGTACTCCAAACTACACTAGTGCCCATGCAATTGAAGGGCTTACAGATGTTTGTGAGACAAAATTTAATTATGAAAACAAAGTTACAAGAATTTTTGAATCTCCAAGGGTTACCAAACCCTATAAACAAAAGCAGTGGGAAGATATATATAATTTAGGTTTCAAAGTTGATGAAGATTTAACCACCCATGATGTTAGACTTACTATGGGAGGAGAGCCAACTTTTGTCTCTATTGATGATATGGAATCAGCACAATGGAATAATGAAGCCGATGGAGCACATAAAAGAGAGCTTGCAAATAATCTTTCAAGAAAAATTTTAGATTCAACTACCAATGGTGGACTTCTTCATCATGCACAAGGTAAATGGTATCCAGGGGAACCTCTTCCTAGATGGCAAACAACTATTTATTGGCGAAAAGATGGAAAACCAGTTTGGAGAAACCCAGAACTTTTAGCAAATATGAATAAGACTTACCCTTATAAAACCAAAGATGCGAAAGAGTTTCTTTCAACTTTAGCTCTAGTCTTAGGAGTAAGTGATAAGAATATAGTTCCAGCTTTTGAAGATCCAGTTTATTACATTATGAAAGAGTTTGAACTTCCCCTTGATATTGACCCAATGAAAGCTAATTTAAAAGATTCTTTAGAGAGAAGAACCATAGCACAAAAACTTCAACAAGGTTTAAATAGTGAGGTTGGATATGTTCTACCACTTAATTTTGGGAGAACAAAATGGATTACTTCACAATGGGAGTTTAGAAGAGGATATATGTTCCTTGGTGCAGGGAACTCTCCATTGGGACTTAGACTCCCTTTAGAATCATTAATTGTAAAACCACAAATTGAACTTGAAAAAAGCTTTGAACCAGATCTTTTTGCTTCATATCCTGCTTTGGGAGATTATATTACAGAAGTTGAGAAAAGAGCTAAAAATATTAATGCCAAAACCACAGAACAAAACTCTTATAGTGTATTTGTTAGAACAGCTATTAGTGCAGAGATAAGAGATGAGAAACTTTGTATCTTTTTACCTCCAATAGATAATACAGAGGCTTTTCTTGATTTAATAGCCTCTATTGAACAAACAGCGCAGATATTAAATTTGGCTGTAATAATTGAAGGGTATGAACCTCCACAAGATAGCAGAACAGATAGAATAAAAGTAACTCCAGATCCAGGAGTAATAGAGGTAAATATTCAACCAGCTTCATCTTGGAAAGAGTTAAGTGATAACCTTTTAAAACTATATGAAGATGCAAGGATTTGTAGACTTGGAACTGAAAAGTTTATGGTTGATGGAAGACACACAGGAACAGGAGGAGGAAATCATGTAACAATTGGTGCAGCAACTCCAAGTGATTCTCCACTTCTTAGAGATCCAAATCTATTAAGAAGTCTTATAACCTTTTGGCAACACCATCCAGGACTTTCATATCTTTTTAGTGGAGCTTTTATAGGACCAACTTCACAAGCTCCAAGAGTAGATGAGGGAAGATTAGAGAACCTATATGAGTTGGAGATTGCTTTTTCTCAAATTCCAGAAGATGGTAATATTCCATTTTGGTTAACAGATAGACTCTTTAGACATATGTTAACAGATATTACAGGCAATACCCATAGAAGTGAGTTTTGTATAGATAAACTCTACTCACCTGATTCAAGTTCTGGAAGACTTGGTATTTTAGAACTGCGAGCTTTTGATATGCCACCACACTCACAAATGGCACTACTTCAAATGCTTCTTGTGCGTGCCTTAGTTGCTTGTTTTTGGAAAAATCCATATAAACATAAACTTGTACGTTGGGGAACACGACTTCACGATAAATTTTTGCTTGAACACTATGTAAAAGAGGATATAAAAGAGGTTGTTGAGTATCTAAATGAAAATGGTTATGGTTTCAAACTGGATTGGTTTGACCCTTTCTTTGAGTTTAGATTTCCACTTTATGGAATGACAACAATTGAAAATATGCATGTGGAGATAAGAGCAGCCATAGAGCCTTGGAATGTTTTAGGGGAGGAAGCAACTTCCCAAGGAACTTCAAGATATGTGGACTCTTCTGTGGAGAGGCTTCAAATAAAAATTGATAACTTTAATGAAGAGAGATATACCCTTGCTTGTAATGGGATTCAAATACCACTTAGTAAAACAAATATTGAAGGGGAATATGTAAATGGGGTTAGATATAAAGCTTGGCAACCTTGGTCAGCACTTCATCCAACAATTGGTGTTGACACTCCTCTAACTTTTGATATTATTGATAATTGGAATGAGCGTTCAATAGGAGGATTCAACTACTTTGTTTCCCATCCAG